gccgaggtttcccatacggccccgaacgatgtgaacagggttcccgagatacctaacgggtattcggtacacccggccacgtacctaccgcatcacagcccacccctacggtcagcgctgtccacggcctccagtaggctacaaacaccagaaactacttgcaactcctggacggagaactagggtgaataagaagccgagagggtccattggtttcgggcccaatgcatggtagtagctgattcttaaatcacacatacagatctcagtgcttaaggtcggcttcaatgaaacaacccaccatgtactcctacatggcctctcatcgatacctttaccaaatcgtgttcaccacaccactctcattaccgacataatcatttcactctagccatcacccagatgaaccagacctgacacgactctaagcatagcaggcatagcaaggtaggaacaacacatacatatggctcaatcaactcctacacatgctagtgggtttcatctagttactgtggcaatgacaggtcatgcagaggaaatgggttcaactaccgtagcacacagcagtttgaaacgcgttgtcttaatgcagtaaaagagagcaggagcgagaacatgggattgtatcgatatgatcaaatggttggttgcttgcctgatggttcgatgcactgatacggttcttcgttagggtaatcacggtactcctcggaggcagaacctgtcgcaaaggacaccgatacacaaccatcaccaaacaatgtgcaacaatatgatgcatgcatgaaacatggcaatatgagtgtgttgggctaatgcaactaaaaccagaagggtttgaacaaatttgaatcaaagattcaaatttcaaactcaaacatggccttttaaagtgcttttccttgttctgcttaaaacatcaatttaacttgtttgatcatgcatgaaaatagtacagatggatagattggatttttctgatcatttttcatatataatttgtccaatttggagttacagaataaaagttatgaatttttgaagtttaaataatattctggaatttcctgatttaatttaaatccagaaatataattattgcgccagcatgacgtcagcatgacgtcagtggtcaactgcggctggctggggtcaaacctgacgtgtgggggccacacgtcagtgacaggggggtttaacaggattaaattaatcctaattagggattagtggcgctggggcccactgtcagtgtcagggggggttgactaacggtaattagcactaactgaccacctggccgatggggcccacgcgtcagtgaccctgggggggtcaaaccccaggtcggacaagtcaaacccgccggcggttagtcgccggcgaggtccgcggcgtacaggggcctcgggtttcctctgtggtgctccaaacggcgtgcggctaggtgcgttggatagctagctcgatggcgcgtcggacggtggccgtggctgggcctggggtggccggagtcgacggcggcgagctcggctgcggccgccggggttcggtcgtgcgcggaaacggggttggagctcgaaggcgagctaagcgaggcgctagggatgctctacggggccttacgaacttgttggactcgccggggtgaccaaatggtcaccggagctgcgtcgacggcgagctcggcgacggcggaggttcggccgtggtgggaacgaGGTTACGGcgagggaacgagggggaaaagagggggaaacggtggcggagctcaccgcggtgctgcagggatggttagcgggctcggggacgcgccggagtgcagcgaatcgacggcgatgacctccggtggccgaggaggggaacggcgacgtaggcggcgatgcagggcttccggagacccgtggagcggtggggaggaagagggggtcgaggcggagctcctgagctagtcgggggagcgaggggtggccggtgacggctgctatggcgaacggcggcgatggtggtgttcggccgtgagagagagagagggagcagcacgggagagaggggggataaggccaggggatcggggcggcaccgagaagaagcgtcgcggcgtcgcgctggcgggggaggcaggcagacgagctggtggcgtggcgctccggccgtgcgcgcgcgccggccacacgcctggccgactggcgccaggaggacgacggcggtggtgggctgggctggcttgctgggccggccagctggctgggccgcacagggaggagcccaggtaagctcctcctgttatttatttttctgttttctaatttctgacatttgttttgatttaaataatatattaaatcatttatttaacttatgccaatttttgcaggagctagatatattattccagagctcctttataattggcataatatttggacatatattaatatatataattaatatatttccaatgcaaatatttatgcattaattccaaatgcccaaaataaatacctatgagctcttaaaaatattggtttgatttttatctatgtccaatattttcagagagcaacatgagcattttcttggacccttttggagaaatttttatttgggttattttcaaaatgattctgagggtttcacagatccccatttcaagtttctgatgaaagagtaaacatgatgcaacactctaatgcatgactagctagggtgtgacataattccattgtaggcttgcagaacggtgatgggttagatgagatttatcatgtaatcgagttagttttgttggggtttgatccctagtgtccactatgttctgagatcgatattgctatgactttgctctgcttaatgcttgtcactagggtccgagtgccatgatttcagatctgaacctattatattttcatgaatatatgtgagttcttgatcctattttgcaagtctatagtcacttattatgtgttatgatccgttaaccccgaagtgacaataatcgggaccattaccggtgatgaccgtaatttgaagagttcatgtattcactatgtgttaatgctttggtccgatactttattaaaaggaggccttaatatcccttagtttccaataggaccccgctgccacgggagggtaggacaaaagatgtcatgcaagttcttttccataagcatgtatgactatattcggaatacatgcctacattacattgatgaactcgagctagttctgtgtcaccctatgttataactgttgcatgatcgatcgcatctgacataattctccatcaccgatccaatgcctatgagcttttcttATATTGTgcttcgtttatttactttttcgttgttattgttacaatcactataaaaaccaaaaacattacttttgctaccgttaccactattatcatattactttgctactaaacactttgctgcagatattaagtttacagatgtggttgaattgacaactcagctggtaatacttgagaatattctttggctcctcttgtgttcaatcaataaatttgagttgaatactctaccctcgaaaactgttgcgatcccctgtacttgtgggttatcaatatacTAAAGATTTATTAGGTTACCGCAGATTGATCCAAATTTATTTGTACCGATTAATGCGAATTTAATGGGTTGCCAAAGATAGCAAAAGATTGATTGTTGTTGGATTTGTACAGGTTAATCTGAATTTAATGTGTTTCCAAAGATATGAAAGATTTATTAGGTTACTGGTGACTGACTTATTTGGCCGATCACATGAAAACCGTGTGCTGCCGTGTGGGGATGTATCATTTTTGGAAATTGGGAACCATTTTTGAAATTCaagatattttttttgttttgacaAACATTTTCGAaatgcatgattttttttgaatcagcaaacattttggaattgatgttttttgcaattcgcaaaaaaattgaattttgtgaacattttcaaaAATTCATGTAtaatttttgaatatgtgaacatgtTTTGAATCCAAAAATATTTATTCAAAATCATGACATTTTTTATTTCTACAaacttttttgaaaatcatgaatattttctgaatatgcaaacatttgttttaatcacaaacatttttttgaatcagtGAATATTTTATGACTTCATGATTACTTTTTTCCAAATTCTCAATTTTTAGGATTTTAGAATTTTTCTGAAATCCTAAATTAtataaagaagaaaaaaaatacaaaacagaaaataaaaaatgaaatgaaaaaataGGGTGCCTTGTACATGTGCTGGCCCAAAAGGGCACTCTTGGTAAGAGGGGGGTGCGCGTTGTGCCTCCTACCAGCATGCATCGCGTGAAATAGGACCTCCCCAACAACTCCCACCCCCATGTGAGCTCCTATCTGCAACATTTCACAACGAATAACAGCCCTAAGAACACACAAATAGCCAGTTGGGTCGACCCAAAAGTGGGAGCGTTGTGCAAAATTCTACAAATTATTGCGCTCCCTAGGGGTCGAAGACAGGACCTCCACCTCTCACGCGCACGAGCCTAGCCAATGACCAGATAGAGCAAAATTGCGTTATTAATGAGTTGCGCCGAGTTTTAAGAACTACAAACATCCATAggtttgaatttttaaaaaaaattgaacgcGTTTTTCTATGAAAAAATTGATTACCTTTTGAGACGCGTGCATTTTCAAAAtactgaacaattttttaaaacacaAACAATTTTGGAAATTAGAATACATTTTGAAATTCTaaacaaattttgaattatttttttacatttttaaaTTAAAAATAAATTTTGTACTAAACCTGGGATAGCCGATCGAAATTCCCCTCGCCGACAGCCTAGGCCCACACTCCCAAATGTTGACCAAGGCCCACCAGCCGCCAGCCCAGCCTAGGCGTGACTTGGTCAAAATCGGGAACAGCCAAGCAGATCTATCGACTGGATCGCTCCTGGGAGTTTCAACATCCATAAAATTGTCAGCTCATGTTTAACGAACTTGTTGTTGTATTCATACTTTGGTACAAATGCAACTTCATAGAAAAAATTGGTAACACCATTCAAAAAAGAAAAGTTAATGCTTAACAACATATAGTCTAATTTCGACGATCTCGCTGAAACAAAGCTAATCATGAAGATAATCCGAGTAATGGTTTGCGAGAGATATGATTTTGAAGTTTCAAAAGTAACATTTGTGGAGTGCTGACATCATTGCTTTTGTCGCCCATAGACGCATGCATATCGCTGGTGAATCATTTCGCTAATATTTTTTGTCCATTTAAAATTAGCTTGTATGGTCTCATGTGGAATAAAAATGTGGAATGTGATCATGCTGAGCTCATCTGACGCTGTCGTGTGCTCCAAATACAGTCAATATTTGTTGCTTGGTCATTGTTTGAGGAAAGATTAAATCAAGGCAAATATGTTCGATAAGCACCTCTTCATCAATTGTCCGAAAGTCATACAGATTTGCCAACAACTCACTCCAAGCCACCGCCCCGTACAAGGTACTGGGCGGTTACGTGTTCCACTGAACATTTTGAGTCGCCCACACAATCTAACTCTCCTGGGCTACAACTTCGGTATCGATCAGCGATGGCGAACCCTAATCTGACAGCTGGTTACGTGTTCCAACCCACCGGCCGTGAGCTCATCGACCACTACCTCGTCCCGAGGGCGGGGCTGGGCGGCGACATCTTCCCCGGCTTCATCGAGGAGGGCGTGGACGTCTTATCCTTGCCCCCGCGTGAGCTCCCCTTCCGGGAAAACCACATAAGGGATTATGGCGAGGTATGGGGCTTCTTCTTCGCGGCAAAGTCCGCCGGCGAGACGTGCCCGACGCCGGGCGCAGGCGGGTGCTGGGTGCAGTACGGCACGGAGAAGCCGTACTACGGCAGCGAGGGCGGCCGGGAGGCAGTGGCGTTCCGACGCAGGTTCGCATACCGCTACATGTGGAAGGGCGGGGCGGTATGGTCGCCGGCGCGCTGGCTGATGAAGGAGTACCGGCTCAACAGGGACGCGGCCGCCTTCCGCCGCGCGCACCCGGACCCCGAGGCGCGGGACGTCGTCTTCGTGGTCCACAAGGTCTACCGGAAGCCGGTGCTCCCCCCGCCTGCCGACAGCAGCTCCAGCGACAGCGAGGAGGAGGGCTCCGAGCGCTCCATGGTGTTGAAGAGGAAGCGGTCGTAGAATTATGCAACTGCATGTTGATTTCTTCAGAGTTGTTGTGTCTCTATTTCGCTTCATTTCAGTTCTGGATTCTCGATCTAGTTGAGGTAGTTTTATTGGTCCGTTTCATTCGAAGTACAATGTAATCAGCTTCCCTCGCAGCATCTGCCAGAACAGTTCGGAGGTATTACCACCGTTTCATTTTATGATTTATGTTTTATGTGAACGTGAGTCTTGGTGTGTGATGTCTTCCCATCTGAATAATGTTAGATTTTATGATCTATCTTCATGGTTCGCTTTGTTTCGAATTATTGGAATCGCAGTAGTATGTTTAGGAGTAATGGTTACTACTCCAGTTTCAGTTTCAAAATGGTTTGAGAGAGAGATATAATTTTGAATACCACTCCAGGAAACAAGCTAAAGATGTCTTCACATCTGAATAATTGGGAGCTAATTAAGCTTTGGATGACTTTGCTGGACATAAGCACCATATTACTATAAGCTGTAATGTTCATGCATCTGTGACTTACCTAACAGATTTTAAACCAACAAATAGTACATCCGGTCGTCAGGTCGCGCAGGACTGTTTCTGAAGCGACTTCTAAATTCTAATGAAGCTTGGATCAAAGATCAATGGTGAGATCACCATTCACACTTTCCTGCAGATGGTTACCCAATTCTGGAAATTATTTCTTAAACCCCGACGATCCATGGCATTGAAGATAAGTGGACCTGGAGTTGGGATTCAAAAGGAGTTTTTTCGGCGAAGTTAGTATATAGTGCTTATTTCACTGCGGCAATCAATTGCAGTATGGATTGCACCATAAGGCAATTCTGGGCGCCGTTGAAGTGCAAACTTTTTCTTTGGCTCGTCGTCGTGTTTGGACGGCAGACCGTCTTGCCAAGAGGGATTTAGCACATAATGATACTTGTTGTTTCTGTACCTCTACATAGGAGGCGGCTCATTTCAATCATTTGGAGCTCGGTGTTGCAATGGGCAAATCTGAGCGAGATTGTTCCCTCGGCTTCCCTTCCAATCCATGATGGTGGCAGGAGGCCAGGTCGAGAACTCATGGCACAAAGAGAAAGGCTTTACATTCCTAGGTGTCTCTAATCATCTGGAGCATATGGTGAGAGAGGAACAAGAGGGTTTTCAACAACACATACTTGCCTTTTTGAAGAGTCATCAATCAGTTTAAAACCGATGCTTGGCAATAGGCCGATGCAGGTCTTGGTTGTTTCATATTATGATTTAGATTTTATGTGGACGTGAGTCTTGGTCGTTTCTTACCATGTTTGGGTTGTTCGTAGCTTTGTTTCGTTCATCTAGTTCGGGAAATAAGGTTGAGCCATGTAATTACAACATTTTAAAAAACTGCCAGGATAGTTCAGGAGGTATATCCTTCAACCTTCAAGAGTAGTAGTTTAGAGAGACAAAATTAGGGTTGGCTACAGAAAAGTTGTAATCACCTAATAATAGTGCCGAAACTTGTAAATATGTGAAAATTGGTACTCCCTTATTTTATTCAGTGCACATACAAATAGTTTGCCTTTTTGTAAATTGGACTGAACTGAGACACTAGTAGTAGATGTTATTTTTGTTTGAACTATAGACTAGTAGTAGAGATGTCAATGCTATTATTTTTTTGACCCCCAGATGTCAATGCTATTGACTGGAGTGTTGGGCAATCATTGCAAGGATGTGCAGTTTCAGTTTATAAGGCTATATATGTTCATGATCCAGGGGACTAAATTTTTGCTGGTCATTTCACTCCAGAGCTTAGCCTTGTCAGGTAGGTCTTGTAGCACTTGCATGTGCCGAGTAGTTAGTTTCCACTTCCAACATAGCAGCAGACCATGGCTCCATGGCCGAGGCCAATCAACGATTTTGCATTTCAAATAACTTGCTGAGTGCAATAACCATACTTGTACAAGCCGTAATATTCATGTATATCTGTGACTTGCCGTCCTGACTTcaattgattttttttttgaaaaatgattCCACAACTGTAGTGTAGGATTGCTACTACCTCCCAAGCAACATTTTGGCTGTTTCTTCCAGCTAAACACTATCTGGCAGCAACGTTTTGGCTGCGTCTTTTCCGGCCAAACATGGCTGCACCCCCATGCGGCTTCGGTGCTGGACCCCGCTTTGCATGCGTTTGTGCATGGCGTGCAAATTTGCACCCTTTCCGTTCATCCATGCCTAGACGCAGCCGATGCATTGCTTTTCCCGATACTAAGGCCAAGCATGTTCTACACTGTCGTGTCATTCTGCAAGAAGACGAACCGCTTACTGCTAAGAGTCTGGCCAAGTACTCCAAACTGTTTGAACATTCCCTTGCGGTGGACATTGTCCAGGCGTTTGCAGATTACTATGGGTGAGATATAGTGGGAAAGTCTTGAACTCATGGGCATATGAACCCGgttttcaaaaatgcattttaaACGCGTTTTAAATgacaaaaaattcaaaacaaacgCATACATCTTCGCACACATGTGTATGCAGCACAAAGTTTTGTGAAAAAAATCTCTTTATTTTGCCTCTGCGAAAAAGACAACATTCAATGCTTCTAAGTAGCGTTCTACGAtgcatttctttttttcttttttggacaTGCCAAAGAAAAAGTTGTTTTTCCGTAAAACTTTCTGTGTGCACATACAATGTGAAAATATATGTGTGAAACTTCTTCAGAGTTTTTTG
The window above is part of the Triticum aestivum cultivar Chinese Spring chromosome 2A, IWGSC CS RefSeq v2.1, whole genome shotgun sequence genome. Proteins encoded here:
- the LOC123191759 gene encoding NAC transcription factor 56-like codes for the protein MANPNLTAGYVFQPTGRELIDHYLVPRAGLGGDIFPGFIEEGVDVLSLPPRELPFRENHIRDYGEVWGFFFAAKSAGETCPTPGAGGCWVQYGTEKPYYGSEGGREAVAFRRRFAYRYMWKGGAVWSPARWLMKEYRLNRDAAAFRRAHPDPEARDVVFVVHKVYRKPVLPPPADSSSSDSEEEGSERSMVLKRKRS